TGTTTCAGTTCAAGCGCGATTTCAACGACTATTTCTGCACGGTGCGCGACCCGGCTATTGCCAGGGAGCTGAACCCTGAACTACAGACGCTGGACGCCTGGCTGTCTCGTAACAAGCATCTCATCCCGCTCGACTGAGGCCGGCCGGAGGATCCGGTCGTGTCGTGCGGCAGGTAAGTAAGGAATTGTCGGAACGGAAAAAGGCCCGGCCATACGGCCGAACCTCTTCCGACAGAAGGTCTGTGGAGCCTAGTAGCGGCCCTGCGAACGCTGTTCACGAGGGCGCGCCTCGTTGACAGTCAGCGTACGCCCGCCGAGATCCTGGCCGTTCAGCCCCTGGATCGCGTTCTGAGCTTCGCCGTCGTTCGGCATCTCAACGAAACCGAATCCACGAGACCTGCCCGTGAACTTGTCCTGAATCACTGCGGCTGAACTCACCGACCCGTATTCGTCAAACGCTTCTTTGAGCTCGGATTCCGTCGTTGCGTGCGGCAGATTGCCAACGTAGATATTCATTTAGTCTGAACCTGATAAGCACGTACCGTGCCGGCCGTCAAATGAAAAAGCTTTCTTCCCCAACACTGTGGATGTCCACACGCCAGGGCAGAAAGCTTGAGTCGGCCGCCGATACGAATTAAGTGAAACGTGGGCACAAACCGGCCCTCACCGGATGAGTTCCCTACGCGGCTGATGAATCCCGACGGGACGCTCCTTCCGGACACCTTCGAGACTCCCGATGATGCGTTCTGGATCGGTGTTCATCACGTTCTTTGAACTGAGCGAGTTCGGCGGCCGGGGCGAACTAGAGACCATCCACGCAGCCAGCAGCTCAAGACGTTTCCGTGGCTCGGCGAGATGATCGCGTCGCAATAGACGCTCGTGGCCGGCCAGACAATCTTGAGTATCTGCCGCCGACCGACGAGGGGCGGGACGGTGTACCACTTCATCACGTTCCGTGATCTCGCGAGTACCTGGAGCCAGAGAGCACTCATGAACACAGCACCGGGCTTCCGGTGCGAGACAGACAGACGATGCCCGACCTGGTTGTTCAGGCCGGGCATCAATCGTCCGGGTCACATCGCTGACCGCAGGCCGACGGTAGTCTGCGGTAATGCGCCTGATTGTGTGCGGTGAACAGCAGCCGCCTATAGCGCCTTGCTGACTCCTACACCGAAGTTTACACCGTTCGAATCACCACCGATGACGGCATGCACCTTGCCGAAGAGTCCAACCGGACCGAGGTCGTAGCCGGCCGTGGCACCAGCGTTTAGACCGATGTCCGTACTGGACGTGGCGAAATCGAATCCAGGGGTTGAGTCACCGTAGTCTCCCGACCATCTGAGGATATTGAGGCCGGCGATCACTTCCACCGTCGGTCCCCCATTCTCACTCTGAAGCACGGGATAGCGGCCGTTTATGTCGATTGTAAAAAGATTGAAACTTGCGGCTCCCGCATCCTCTACGAAAAACCATGTGAACTCTCCGCCAGCCTGGATGACCCCGGCAACCGGTACGTATCCACCCACCATAATGCCGGGTTCCTCTACATGTGTTGAGTAGGCGCCACCGACGTGAATGGTCTGACCGAACGCAACGACGGGCCCCAGTGCCAGCAGTGGGATGGCAAGGGCGGAAATCTGTAGGATGGTTGAACGTCTCATCTCATGCTCCTTGTGTTGGATGATAAATGAGCCGCGAGGTCACGCAACAACAGCTAATGCTGATCACAACTCCGGGCGTGCGGACATCGCAGCAGGCGGGGGTCAACTGAATACAGTGGTATCGTAAGGCCGGAACCTACGGTTTGTCCGCCTTTTATGAAATATCTTCGAAACACATCTTCAGATGTTTCGCCAGGCTCATGGTTGATGCCGACTGCCCTGTGCTCCGCGCGTGGCGCGCAGCCGAAGCGTGAGGACCCGTTGAAGTCCGCAGTCTCGCGACTCTGTTTCTCCAGAGCTAATCCACACTGTTATGACGGATCGCAGGTCATTTTTAAAGAAAGGAGTTGGTGTCCTTGCACTGCCGGCGCTGCCGGCGATATCGCCACGATTCTGGGAGACCCGATCCATGCAGGTCGTCCGTCCCCCGCGTCTTCGCGAAGGCGATACCGTTGGGATCATCAGTCCGGCCGGCATCACGTGGGATCCGGATCGGCTGGCCATCTTCGAGGAAAGCCTGGCTGCGCTGGGTTTCCGGACCCGCACCGGCGCGCACGCTCTCGATCGCTGGGGCTACCTCGCCGGTCATGACCACGATCGCGCGGACGAGATCAATTCGATGTTCGCTGATCCGACGGTCGATGCCATCTTCGCACTTGCCGGGGGCTGGGGCGCGGCACGTTTGCTGCCGCTGTTGGATTACGATGTGGTCCGGGCCAACCCGAAGATTGTCCTCGGCTTCAGCGACGTGACGTCGTTACTCCTCGGACTCTACGCGAAGACAGGACTCGTGACGTTCCACGGCCCGACCGGAAACTCGACGTGGAACGGCTTTACGGTGGACCATGTGCGCCGTGTTCTCATGCAGGGCGAGGCCGTGACCTTTGTGAATCCGAAAGACCAGGGCGACCACCTCACGCAGGTCGATAACCGCATTCATACCATCCAGGAAGGCCGTGCGAGTGGTCGA
This DNA window, taken from Rhodothermales bacterium, encodes the following:
- a CDS encoding RNA-binding protein, with product MNIYVGNLPHATTESELKEAFDEYGSVSSAAVIQDKFTGRSRGFGFVEMPNDGEAQNAIQGLNGQDLGGRTLTVNEARPREQRSQGRY
- a CDS encoding LD-carboxypeptidase, which produces MTDRRSFLKKGVGVLALPALPAISPRFWETRSMQVVRPPRLREGDTVGIISPAGITWDPDRLAIFEESLAALGFRTRTGAHALDRWGYLAGHDHDRADEINSMFADPTVDAIFALAGGWGAARLLPLLDYDVVRANPKIVLGFSDVTSLLLGLYAKTGLVTFHGPTGNSTWNGFTVDHVRRVLMQGEAVTFVNPKDQGDHLTQVDNRIHTIQEGRASGRLVGGNLTVLTAIVGSDYLPDWRGHILFLEDVGEDVYRVDRMLTQLSLAGVLGQISGFVFGRCSDCDSEGGYGSFTLKEVLAHHIEPLGIPAFHGSMIGHIRDKFTVPLGVEAEIDATAGSIRLLQAAVT